In Leishmania donovani BPK282A1 complete genome, chromosome 35, the following are encoded in one genomic region:
- a CDS encoding 60S ribosomal protein L32, which translates to MVKPVVTKSVVKKRTKRFTRHRYELFPQLSSSWRKPRGEDSPVRRRYKGQKAMPNKGYGSDRATKYITPSGFKSFPIQNVQDLYMLVMQNRKYAGVISHTVGARSRKAIVRKAHELDVRLINGGAKLRKLESN; encoded by the coding sequence ATGGTCAAGCCGGTGGTCACGAAGTCGGTGGTGAAGAAGCGCACGAAGCGCTTCACCCGCCATCGCTATGAGCTCTTTCCGCAGCTGAGCTCCAGCTGGCGCAAGCCGCGTGGCGAGGACTCCCCggtccgccgccgctacaAGGGCCAGAAGGCGATGCCGAACAAGGGCTACGGTAGCGACCGCGCCACCAAGTACATCACTCCGTCCGGCTTCAAGAGCTTCCCGATCCAAAACGTGCAGGATCTGTACATGCTCGTGATGCAGAACCGCAAGTACGCTGGCGTCATCTCTCACACTGTCGGTGCCAGGTCTCGCAAGGCCATCGTCCGCAAGGCCCACGAGCTCGATGTCCGCCTAATCAACGGCGGGGCCAAGCTGCGCAAGCTGGAGAGCAACTAG